Proteins from a genomic interval of Gossypium hirsutum isolate 1008001.06 chromosome A09, Gossypium_hirsutum_v2.1, whole genome shotgun sequence:
- the LOC107896546 gene encoding beta-amyrin 11-oxidase produces the protein MELDLWSIAIIVVTFVVSFGFLKKAYERLRQQQLKSLPPGDMGWPLIGNTWSFIRAYKSQNPESFINNLKKRYGKSGIYKTHLFGKASIIVCSAELCKKVLTDDNNFQWGYPVSNLILGNVPFDYMSSHRRFHRLVTTVLNQHQPPSSHLGTIEKIVINTLEEWSKMKEPILFVPEVNKFVFKLIIAIFLGSGTDDNQIASMEEYYRKVYYGLHTTPINIPGFAYHRAVQARKVLVNKIRGVLGERRERRCNDPDPNTGIIDFLEKADYEDGRPMSHEHLVVLLIGLFIAGRETTSRTAIWATIYLHNHPHLLHKAKEEQEEIVKRRPSSQKGLTFTEIKQMKYLSKVINETLRIRTNIFSIFREAKNVTYLNGSSTCPGADLNYKLVQLNPGGPVNYFPSPDPVDNCPTKIIKIR, from the exons ATGGAGTTAGATTTGTGGAGTATTGCTATAATTGTGGTAACATTTGTTGTTTCATTTGGATTCCTTAAGAAAGCTTATGAGAG ATTAAGGCAGCAGCAGCTTAAGTCCCTCCCTCCAGGTGATATGGGATGGCCATTGATTGGGAATACGTGGTCTTTCATAAGAGCTTACAAATCCCAAAACCCAGaatctttcatcaacaatttgaAGAAAAG GTACGGTAAATCAGGGATTTACAAGACCCATTTGTTTGGGAAGGCAAGCATCATAGTTTGCAGTGCGGAGTTATGTAAGAAAGTGTTGACAGATGACAATAACTTTCAATGGGGCTACCCTGTTTCAAATCTGATTCTGGGTAATGTGCCATTCGACTACATGTCTAGTCACAGGCGATTTCACAGGCTAGTGACCACGGTTCTCAATCAACACCAACCCCCTTCATCGCATTTAGGGACCATTGAGAAAATCGTTATCAACACACTGGAAGAATGGAGTAAGATGAAGGAACCGATCCTTTTCGTTCCTGAGGTGAATAAGTTTGTGTTCAAACTCATTATAGCCATCTTTCTTGGCTCTGGAACTGACGATAATCAAATTGCATCCATGGAGGAGTATTATAGAAAAGTATACTATGGATTACATACCACTCCCATTAACATCCCTGGTTTTGCATATCATAGAGCAGTCCAGGCAAGGAAGGTGCTGGTGAATAAGATTCGAGGTGTATTGGGTGAAAGGAGAGAGAGGAGATGTAATGACCCCGACCCAAACACAGGCATAATCGACTTTTTGGAGAAAGCTGATTATGAGGATGGTAGACCTATGAGCCATGAACACCTTGTTGTTTTATTAATCGGGCTCTTCATTGCGGGTCGTGAAACTACATCTCGAACGGCTATATGGGCCACCATCTATCTCCATAATCATCCCCATCTGTTGCACAAGGCCAAG GAAGAGCAAGAGGAAATCGTGAAAAGAAGACCTTCTTCCCAGAAAGGTTTAACCTTCACCGaaattaaacaaatgaaatatcTATCCAAG GTGATTAATGAGACACTACGAATACGCACAAATATTTTTTCAATCTTTCGAGAAGCAAAAAATGTAACTTATCTCAATG GAAGTAGTACCTGTCCTGGAGCTGACCTCAACTATAA GCTTGTACAACTTAATCCAGGAGGTCCTGTTAATTATTTCCCTTCACCAGATCCAGTCGACAACTGTCCTACCAAAATCATTAAGATCCGTTGA
- the LOC121206262 gene encoding uncharacterized protein: MTTTHSADSDSAELHGSTFLSDRVVTTFPCHDVVKLDEASFVQWQQQIRLILRGYGLFGLLDGSLTAPTRFIQSSDRGLVVNPAVLVFDQQESLLTSWLLSTISSSFLSSFTNVRTAHDVWLMANSLFAADSSTKQSQLRHELHSLRKCSLSVHSYVNKITSLCALLAASGSHISEAERSAVLLVGLSSDFDSIVSSASLSSSPLSFQRLVDALIECEARQARSVQEVLVAANTVEGPSLQSMDSSFRGGGQFSAHGRGRSFRSCIQCQICSQFGHLAQHCYYRYHRDEPSLVDASAPRRGGFVPRTNGRDDERMKDMGFGQN; this comes from the coding sequence ATGACTACCACGCACTCTGCTGACTCTGATTCTGCGGAGCTCCATGGCTCGACCTTTCTTAGTGATCGGGTGGTTACGACTTTCCCTTGCCATGATGTTGTGAAGTTGGACGAAGCCTCGTTTGTGCAGTGGCAGCAACAAATCCGACTTATCCTTCGAGGCTATGGTCTGTTTGGCTTACTTGATGGCTCATTGACGGCTCCGACAAGGTTCATTCAGTCATCCGATAGAGGTCTTGTCGTCAATCCCGCTGTGCTGGTTTTTGATCAGCAAGAGAGCTTGCTTACTTCTTGGCTTCTCTCCACCATTAGCTCGTCTTTCTTATCCTCCTTTACCAATGTTAGGACTGCTCATGATGTGTGGCTCATGGCCAACAGTCTGTTTGCGGCCGATTCAAGCACGAAGCAGTCGCAATTGCGACATGAGCTTCACTCCCTTCGGAAATGTAGTCTCTCGGTTCACTCCTATGTGAATAAAATCACTAGTTTGTGTGCTTTGCTTGCAGCCTCTGGATCTCACATCTCGGAGGCTGAACGCTCGGCGGTTCTTCTAGTCGGCCTTTCATCTGATTTTGACTCGATTGTTTCGTCTGCTTCCCTCTCCTCGAGCCCCTTGTCGTTTCAACGTCTTGTAGATGCCTTGATTGAATGCGAAGCTCGACAGGCGCGGTCTGTCCAAGAGGTACTGGTTGCTGCGAATACAGTGGAGGGCCCGTCCCTTCAGTCGATGGACAGTTCGTTTCGTGGAGGAGGTCAGTTCTCTGCTCATGGTCGTGGACGCTCGTTCCGTTCCTGTATCCAATGTCAGATCTGCAGTCAATTTGGGCATCTTGCACAACACTGCTATTATCGTTACCATCGTGATGAACCATCTCTGGTTGATGCGTCGGCGCCAAGAAGGGGTGGTTTTGTTCCTAGGACAAATGGGAGAGATGATGAGCGCATGAAAGATATGGGGTTCGGTCAAAATTAG
- the LOC107895468 gene encoding beta-amyrin 11-oxidase-like, whose product MKRRPSSQKGLTLSEIKQMKYLSKVIDETLRRRTNVFALFREAKNDTHLNGYFIPKGWKVLVWQSAVHMDSEIYPNPKEFLPSRWDGFKPKVGAFLPFGAGSSTCPGADLAKLVISIFLHCFTLNYKLEQLNPGGPVNYLPCSPDPADNCPARIIKIH is encoded by the exons ATGAAAAGAAGGCCTTCTTCCCAGAAAGGTTTAACCCTCTCCGAAATCAAACAAATGAAATATCTATCTAAG GTGATTGACGAAACATTACGAAGACGGACCAATGTTTTTGCACTATTTCGAGAGGCAAAAAATGATACTCATCTAAATG GGTACTTCATACCAAAAGGTTGGAAAGTGTTGGTTTGGCAAAGTGCAGTTCATATGGACTCTGAAATTTATCCCAACCCAAAAGAATTCCTTCCTTCAAGATGGGAT GGTTTTAAACCCAAGGTAGGAGCTTTTCTACCCTTTGGAGCAGGAAGTAGTACTTGTCCTGGAGCTGATCTAGCCAAACTTGTGATCTCCATTTTCCTTCATTGTTTCACCCTTAATTATAA GCTTGAACAACTTAATCCAGGAGGCCCTGTTAATTATTTGCCTTGTTCACCAGATCCAGCTGACAACTGTCCTGCCAGAATCATTAAAATCCATTGA
- the LOC107896547 gene encoding beta-amyrin 11-oxidase isoform X3 translates to MELDLWSIAIIVVTFVVSFGFLKKAYERLGQQQLKSLPPGDMGWPLIGNTWSFIRAYKSQNPESFINNLKKRYGKTGIYKTHLFGKASILVCSAELCKKVLTDDNNFQWGYPVSNLIQGDVPFDYMSSHRRLHRLVTTVLNQHQPPSSHLGTIEKIVINTLEEWSKMKEPILFVPEVNKFVFKLIIAIFLGSGTDDNQIASMEEYYRKVYYGLHTTPINIPGFAYHRAVQARKVLVNKIRGVLGERRERRCNDPDPNTGIIDFLEKADYEDSRPMSHEHLVVLLIGLFIAGRETTSRTAIWATIYLHNHPHLLHKAKEEQEEIVKRRPSSQKGLTFTEIKQMKYLSKVINETLRIRTNNFSIFREAKNVTYLNDTTRLESVGMDKCSSYGP, encoded by the exons ATGGAGTTAGATTTGTGGAGTATTGCTATAATTGTGGTAACATTTGTTGTTTCATTTGGATTCCTTAAGAAAGCTTATGAGAG ATTAGGGCAGCAGCAGCTTAAGTCCCTCCCTCCAGGTGATATGGGATGGCCATTGATTGGGAATACGTGGTCTTTCATAAGAGCTTACAAATCCCAAAACCCAGaatctttcatcaacaatttgaAGAAAAG GTACGGTAAAACAGGGATTTACAAGACCCATTTGTTTGGGAAGGCAAGCATCTTAGTTTGCAGTGCGGAGTTATGTAAGAAAGTGTTGACAGATGACAATAACTTTCAATGGGGCTACCCTGTTTCAAATCTGATTCAGGGTGATGTGCCATTCGACTACATGTCTAGTCACAGGCGACTTCACAGGCTAGTGACAACGGTTCTCAATCAACACCAACCCCCTTCATCGCATTTAGGGACCATTGAGAAAATCGTTATCAACACACTGGAAGAATGGAGTAAGATGAAGGAACCGATCCTTTTCGTTCCTGAGGTGAATAAGTTTGTGTTCAAACTCATTATAGCCATCTTTCTTGGCTCTGGAACTGACGATAATCAAATTGCATCCATGGAGGAGTATTATAGAAAAGTATACTATGGATTACATACCACTCCCATTAACATCCCTGGTTTTGCATACCATAGAGCAGTCCAGGCAAGGAAGGTGCTGGTGAATAAGATTCGAGGTGTATTGGGTGAAAGGAGAGAGAGGAGATGTAATGACCCCGACCCAAACACAGGCATAATCGACTTTTTGGAGAAAGCTGATTATGAGGATAGTAGACCTATGAGCCATGAACACCTTGTTGTTTTATTAATCGGGCTCTTCATTGCGGGTCGTGAAACTACATCTCGAACGGCTATATGGGCCACCATCTATCTCCATAATCATCCCCATCTGTTGCATAAGGCCAAG GAAGAGCAGGAGGAAATCGTGAAAAGAAGACCTTCTTCCCAGAAAGGTTTAACCTTCACCGaaattaaacaaatgaaatatcTATCCAAG GTGATTAATGAGACACTACGAATACGCACCAATAATTTTTCAATCTTTCGAGAAGCAAAAAATGTAACTTATCTCAATG ATACCACAAGGCTGGAAAGTGTTGGTATGGACAAGTGCAGTTCATATGGACCCTGA
- the LOC107896547 gene encoding beta-amyrin 11-oxidase isoform X2 translates to MELDLWSIAIIVVTFVVSFGFLKKAYERLGQQQLKSLPPGDMGWPLIGNTWSFIRAYKSQNPESFINNLKKRYGKTGIYKTHLFGKASILVCSAELCKKVLTDDNNFQWGYPVSNLIQGDVPFDYMSSHRRLHRLVTTVLNQHQPPSSHLGTIEKIVINTLEEWSKMKEPILFVPEVNKFVFKLIIAIFLGSGTDDNQIASMEEYYRKVYYGLHTTPINIPGFAYHRAVQARKVLVNKIRGVLGERRERRCNDPDPNTGIIDFLEKADYEDSRPMSHEHLVVLLIGLFIAGRETTSRTAIWATIYLHNHPHLLHKAKEEQEEIVKRRPSSQKGLTFTEIKQMKYLSKVINETLRIRTNNFSIFREAKNVTYLNGYQIPQGWKVLVWTSAVHMDPEIYPNPNQFLPSRWDDFIPKAGAFLPFSTGSSTCPGADLAKLEVTIFLHYFLLNYKLVQLNPGGPVNYFPSPDPVDNCPAKIIKIR, encoded by the exons ATGGAGTTAGATTTGTGGAGTATTGCTATAATTGTGGTAACATTTGTTGTTTCATTTGGATTCCTTAAGAAAGCTTATGAGAG ATTAGGGCAGCAGCAGCTTAAGTCCCTCCCTCCAGGTGATATGGGATGGCCATTGATTGGGAATACGTGGTCTTTCATAAGAGCTTACAAATCCCAAAACCCAGaatctttcatcaacaatttgaAGAAAAG GTACGGTAAAACAGGGATTTACAAGACCCATTTGTTTGGGAAGGCAAGCATCTTAGTTTGCAGTGCGGAGTTATGTAAGAAAGTGTTGACAGATGACAATAACTTTCAATGGGGCTACCCTGTTTCAAATCTGATTCAGGGTGATGTGCCATTCGACTACATGTCTAGTCACAGGCGACTTCACAGGCTAGTGACAACGGTTCTCAATCAACACCAACCCCCTTCATCGCATTTAGGGACCATTGAGAAAATCGTTATCAACACACTGGAAGAATGGAGTAAGATGAAGGAACCGATCCTTTTCGTTCCTGAGGTGAATAAGTTTGTGTTCAAACTCATTATAGCCATCTTTCTTGGCTCTGGAACTGACGATAATCAAATTGCATCCATGGAGGAGTATTATAGAAAAGTATACTATGGATTACATACCACTCCCATTAACATCCCTGGTTTTGCATACCATAGAGCAGTCCAGGCAAGGAAGGTGCTGGTGAATAAGATTCGAGGTGTATTGGGTGAAAGGAGAGAGAGGAGATGTAATGACCCCGACCCAAACACAGGCATAATCGACTTTTTGGAGAAAGCTGATTATGAGGATAGTAGACCTATGAGCCATGAACACCTTGTTGTTTTATTAATCGGGCTCTTCATTGCGGGTCGTGAAACTACATCTCGAACGGCTATATGGGCCACCATCTATCTCCATAATCATCCCCATCTGTTGCATAAGGCCAAG GAAGAGCAGGAGGAAATCGTGAAAAGAAGACCTTCTTCCCAGAAAGGTTTAACCTTCACCGaaattaaacaaatgaaatatcTATCCAAG GTGATTAATGAGACACTACGAATACGCACCAATAATTTTTCAATCTTTCGAGAAGCAAAAAATGTAACTTATCTCAATG gctACCAGATACCACAAGGCTGGAAAGTGTTGGTATGGACAAGTGCAGTTCATATGGACCCTGAAATTTATCCCAACCCAAACCAGTTCCTTCCTTCAAGATGGGAT GATTTTATACCCAAAGCAGGGGCTTTTCTACCCTTTTCAACAGGAAGTAGTACCTGTCCTGGAGCTGATTTGGCCAAACTTGAAGTCACCATTTTCCTTCATTATTTCCTCCTCAACTATAA GCTTGTACAACTTAATCCAGGAGGTCCTGTTAATTATTTCCCTTCACCAGATCCAGTCGATAACTGTCCTGCCAAAATCATTAAGATCCGTTGA
- the LOC107896547 gene encoding beta-amyrin 11-oxidase isoform X1, with protein sequence MELDLWSIAIIVVTFVVSFGFLKKAYERLGQQQLKSLPPGDMGWPLIGNTWSFIRAYKSQNPESFINNLKKRYGKTGIYKTHLFGKASILVCSAELCKKVLTDDNNFQWGYPVSNLIQGDVPFDYMSSHRRLHRLVTTVLNQHQPPSSHLGTIEKIVINTLEEWSKMKEPILFVPEVNKFVFKLIIAIFLGSGTDDNQIASMEEYYRKVYYGLHTTPINIPGFAYHRAVQARKVLVNKIRGVLGERRERRCNDPDPNTGIIDFLEKADYEDSRPMSHEHLVVLLIGLFIAGRETTSRTAIWATIYLHNHPHLLHKAKEEQEEIVKRRPSSQKGLTFTEIKQMKYLSKVINETLRIRTNNFSIFREAKNVTYLNELLLIYFLKATRYHKAGKCWYGQVQFIWTLKFIPTQTSSFLQDGMILYPKQGLFYPFQQEVVPVLELIWPNLKSPFSFIISSSTISLYNLIQEVLLIISLHQIQSITVLPKSLRSVDYALLL encoded by the exons ATGGAGTTAGATTTGTGGAGTATTGCTATAATTGTGGTAACATTTGTTGTTTCATTTGGATTCCTTAAGAAAGCTTATGAGAG ATTAGGGCAGCAGCAGCTTAAGTCCCTCCCTCCAGGTGATATGGGATGGCCATTGATTGGGAATACGTGGTCTTTCATAAGAGCTTACAAATCCCAAAACCCAGaatctttcatcaacaatttgaAGAAAAG GTACGGTAAAACAGGGATTTACAAGACCCATTTGTTTGGGAAGGCAAGCATCTTAGTTTGCAGTGCGGAGTTATGTAAGAAAGTGTTGACAGATGACAATAACTTTCAATGGGGCTACCCTGTTTCAAATCTGATTCAGGGTGATGTGCCATTCGACTACATGTCTAGTCACAGGCGACTTCACAGGCTAGTGACAACGGTTCTCAATCAACACCAACCCCCTTCATCGCATTTAGGGACCATTGAGAAAATCGTTATCAACACACTGGAAGAATGGAGTAAGATGAAGGAACCGATCCTTTTCGTTCCTGAGGTGAATAAGTTTGTGTTCAAACTCATTATAGCCATCTTTCTTGGCTCTGGAACTGACGATAATCAAATTGCATCCATGGAGGAGTATTATAGAAAAGTATACTATGGATTACATACCACTCCCATTAACATCCCTGGTTTTGCATACCATAGAGCAGTCCAGGCAAGGAAGGTGCTGGTGAATAAGATTCGAGGTGTATTGGGTGAAAGGAGAGAGAGGAGATGTAATGACCCCGACCCAAACACAGGCATAATCGACTTTTTGGAGAAAGCTGATTATGAGGATAGTAGACCTATGAGCCATGAACACCTTGTTGTTTTATTAATCGGGCTCTTCATTGCGGGTCGTGAAACTACATCTCGAACGGCTATATGGGCCACCATCTATCTCCATAATCATCCCCATCTGTTGCATAAGGCCAAG GAAGAGCAGGAGGAAATCGTGAAAAGAAGACCTTCTTCCCAGAAAGGTTTAACCTTCACCGaaattaaacaaatgaaatatcTATCCAAG GTGATTAATGAGACACTACGAATACGCACCAATAATTTTTCAATCTTTCGAGAAGCAAAAAATGTAACTTATCTCAATG AGttgcttttaatatattttttaaaggctACCAGATACCACAAGGCTGGAAAGTGTTGGTATGGACAAGTGCAGTTCATATGGACCCTGAAATTTATCCCAACCCAAACCAGTTCCTTCCTTCAAGATGGGAT GATTTTATACCCAAAGCAGGGGCTTTTCTACCCTTTTCAACAGGAAGTAGTACCTGTCCTGGAGCTGATTTGGCCAAACTTGAAGTCACCATTTTCCTTCATTATTTCCTCCTCAACTATAA GCTTGTACAACTTAATCCAGGAGGTCCTGTTAATTATTTCCCTTCACCAGATCCAGTCGATAACTGTCCTGCCAAAATCATTAAGATCCGTTGATTATGCTTTACTactttag